One genomic window of Plasmodium falciparum 3D7 genome assembly, chromosome: 10 includes the following:
- a CDS encoding erythrocyte membrane protein 1, PfEMP1 — protein sequence MVRTLDPEEELRGIEDTTAKHALDKIGEKIYEKAKKNAEQYRSQLHGRLSDARFEKAPKEQQTPSGPCGLNHEYHTNATNGKSYPCRTGKEERFSQVHGGECDKNKISGNKDDEGACAPYRRLNLCVRNLENISNYGKINNDTLLADVCLAALHEGAAISSDHGKYQETNNDVNANICTMLARSFADIGDIIRGKDLYRGVNGNDKLEKNLKKIFGIIYEGLTKANGKKGQKPAKDHYGDDENYYKLREDWWNNNRLMVWYAITCGAPKEAQYFRKTCGSGERTKDNCRCAIHGVPTYFDYVPQYLRWFEEWAEEFCRLRKHKLQNAIKNCRGENNEKYCDLNGYDCEKTIRGKKKLFEGADCKKCTVTCDNFVPWIKNQKQEFDKQKNKYAEEIKKAKADEETSSRNINNIYEKDFYERLKTHYGSVNEFLKKLNEERICKDEPKVKEEKADAVDFTKDETNGTFYRTTYCEACPWCGAEKVNGQNGKGGKWEPKNEACSQEEERIFDEQNITEIPVLTPEEGQSGILKKYSKFCKNGATGEKSKNGNQIETWKCYYDENENKKDGNGAINFCVLQNDKIGKKEEKSMHYHPFFWKWVTEMLIDSMYWRKELKSCINNKRGKCKNKKCNNDCKCYESWVQQKENEWKLILQHFKKQGGFSIFGNDYNYALKALLDVKEILTNIKDTYGNVKELEGINNMLEKENENNEQEASGGNNSQKKNTIDLMIDHEQKEAQNCKENNPDKCENTPGVRSQTPPANQDDVHDDVHDDLHDNEITRRDLNIKVDPQEVHHEEEVVEEEPEATKAVKEDTDGEGGSPKEDEEAAKRPSQEDPKVCETVDKALTETNLKDACPTKYGKNAPVSWKCIPTSGSGVTATGGGSGEPKGRHRREANPAKASDSNQGAICVPPRRRRLYIQKLHDWATAVSPQASGDKATQAAEPQASDKAAQVTEASASSSSSESNSVQTTPASTSSPSNSRDVDLVKAFVESAAVETFFLWDRYKKENTKRQGGGAGGLGGVPGVELPELPVSNSVEKTPQTQLASGDIPTPFLRQMFYTLGDYRDILVRGGNTSDSGNTNGSNNNNIVLLASENKQEMENIQEQLKVFFSNSGNQSSTVGRNPSQSRVTPASLWGDFAQYIWNGMICALTYEEKTSGSDDKGVKIEQNEGLKEALLEDKTNEPKKPQYQYKTVELKEENSDTQPITPGSSSPSGGDPINNPKLTQFVERPPYFRYLHEWGQNFCKKRKGMLENIKKECMKDSNSGSTGKKVQKCSCYGEHCDDQLKDDPSIFPSLNCPSCGRHCSFYKKWIKKKRTEFEKQSNAYEQQKTKYQRETKGAENTDHDNGFYTRLQNLPDAAAFLQKLGSCSKKVSEKDNEKIFEDTEQTFKDADNCKPCSQFKINCKSGDGHCDNNKGNHCQSKSSIEAKHIKKEGGLAEDIDMLVSDNGTTGFYDLSICISSGIFKGIRKDIWECGNVCGYNVCKPKNVNGETFEGQANGKNQIIFIRALFKIWLEYFLKDYNKINAKISYCKENGGTNICIKNCADKWIKLKKEEWGKIKEHYLEKKHEDGDNDMTSLVTNFLRDVQPQTDVNKAIEPCKGLENFEKSCGLHGDANEQNKNGYQDAIDCLLDKLRKEATSCPGKTSDKTQAKCQESTPPDDDESLEEEENTVGKQQPSFCPKPPEPKPEDEGGCETAQTTPKEPTADGGEGTENQPPVIKPEKEDTKSKDIQPQPPTAPPEEKNNLPQPSHPLPSDNTSDILKTTIPFGIALALTSIVFLYLKKKTKSTIDLLRVINIPKSDYDIPTKRSPNRYIPYTSGKYRGKRYIYLEGDSGTDSGYTDHYSDITSSSESEYEELDINDIYVPGSPKYKTLIEVVLEPSGNNTTASDTPSDTQNDIQNDGIPSSKITDNEWNTLKDEFISQYLQSEQPKDVPNDYSSGDIPFNTQPNTLYFDKPDEKPFITSIHDRNLYSGEEYSYNVHMVNTMDDIPKYVSNNVYSGIDLINDTLSGNKNIDIYDEVLKRKENELFGTNHVKQTSIHSVAKLTNSDPIHNQLELFHKWLDRHRDMCEKWENHHERLAKLKEEWENETHSGNIHPSDSNKTLNTDVSIQIHMDNPKPINQFTNMDTILEDLDKYNEPYYDVQDDIYYDVNDHDASTVDSNTMDIPSKVQIEMDVNTKLVKEKYPIADVWDI from the exons ATGGTTAGGACATTAGATCCTGAGGAGGAGTTAAGGGGTATTGAGGATACAACTGCCAAACATGCATTAGATAAAATtggagaaaaaatatatgaaaaagcaaaaaaaaatgcaGAACAATATAGAAGTCAATTGCATGGACGTTTGTCAGATGCAAGATTTGAGAAAGCTCCAAAGGAACAACAAACACCTTCTGGTCCATGCGGCCTTAATCATGAATATCATACTAATGCTACTAACGGTAAAAGTTATCCATGTAGAACTGGAAAAGAAGAACGTTTTTCTCAAGTACATGGCGGTGAATGTGATAAGAACAAAATAAGTGGTAATAAGGATGATGAAGGTGCATGCGCTCCGTATAGACGATTAAATTTATGCGTTAGAAATTTGGAAAATATCAGTAATTATggtaaaattaataatgacACATTATTAGCCGATGTGTGTCTTGCAGCCTTACATGAAGGGGCGGCAATATCATCTGATCATGGAAAATATCAAGAAACTAATAATGATGTCAATGCCAATATATGTACTATGTTGGCACGAAGTTTTGCAGATATAGGAGATATTATAAGAGGAAAAGATTTGTATCGTGGTGTTAATGGAAATGATAAATTAGaaaagaatttaaaaaaaattttcggGATAATATATGAAGGATTGACGAAGGCGAATGGGAAGAAAGGGCAGAAGCCGGCAAAAGATCACTACGGAgatgatgaaaattattataaattaagagAAGATTGGTGGAATAATAATAGATTAATGGTATGGTACGCGATAACATGCGGTGCACCAAAAGAAGCTCAATATTTTCGAAAAACATGTGGTTCAGGAGAAAGGACTAAAGACAATTGCCGATGTGCCATTCATGGTGTTCCTACATATTTCGATTATGTGCCGCAGTATCTTCGCTGGTTCGAAGAATGGGCAGAGGAGTTTTGTAGATTAAGGAAACATAAATTACAAAATGCTATAAAAAATTGTCGTggagaaaataatgaaaaatattgtgATCTTAATGGATATGATTGCGAAAAAACTATTAGAGGAAAAAAGAAACTTTTTGAAGGTGCAGATTGTAAAAAATGTACTGTTACCTGTGATAATTTTGTACCCTGGATAAAAAACCAAAAACAAGAATttgataaacaaaaaaacaaatatgctgaagaaataaaaaaagcaAAGGCAGATGAAGAAACATCAAGTaggaatattaataatatttatgaaaaagaTTTTTATGAACGACTGAAAACACATTATGGAAGCGTAaatgaatttttaaaaaaattaaatgaagaacGAATATGTAAAGATGAACCTAAAGTAAAAGAGGAAAAAGCAGATGCTGTTGATTTCACTAAAGATGAAACTAACGGAACATTTTATCGTACAACATATTGCGAAGCATGTCCGTGGTGTGGAGCGGAAAAGGTGAATGGTCAAAATGGAAAAGGTGGAAAATGGGAACCTAAAAATGAAGCTTGTTCACAGGAAGAAGAAAGAATATTCgatgaacaaaatattacCGAAATACCAGTACTTACCCCTGAAGAAGGACAGTCAGGTatactaaaaaaatatagtaagTTTTGTAAAAATGGTGCAACTGgtgaaaaaagtaaaaacgGTAATCAAATTGAAACATGGAAATGttattatgatgaaaatgaaaataagaaGGATGGCAATGGAGCCATTAATTTTTGTGTACtacaaaatgataaaataggtaaaaaggaagaaaaaagtaTGCACTATCATCCATTTTTTTGGAAGTGGGTTACCGAAATGTTAATAGATTCTATGTATTGGAGGAAAGAACTTAAGagttgtataaataataaaagaggaaaatgtaaaaacaaaaaatgtaataatgaTTGTAAATGTTATGAAAGCTGGGTtcaacaaaaagaaaatgaatggAAACTAATATTACAgcattttaaaaaacaagGAGGTTTTAGCATATTTGgtaatgattataattatgcTCTTAAAGCTCTTTTGGACGTAAAAGAAATTTTGACAAATATTAAAGATACTTATGGAAATGTAAAGGAATTAGAAGGAATTAACAACATGTTGGAAaaggaaaatgaaaataatgaacaaGAAGCATCTGGTGGCAATAACAGTCAAAAGAAGAATACAATTGATTTGATGATCGATCACGAACAAAAAGAAGCCCAAAACTGCAAAGAAAATAATCCAGACAAATGCGAAAATACCCCTGGAGTCCGCTCCCAAACACCACCTGCCAACCAAGATGACGTCCACGATGACGTCCACGATGACCTCCACGACAACGAAATCACCCGTCGCGATCTCAATATCAAAGTCGACCCGCAAGAAGTCCATCACGAAGAGGAAGTCGTCGAGGAGGAGCCGGAGGCGACGAAGGCGGTGAAGGAAGACACGGACGGGGAGGGGGGGTCACCAAAAGAGGACGAGGAAGCGGCGAAGAGACCATCACAAGAGGACCCCAAGGTTTGTGAAACAGTAGACAAAGCACTTACAGAAACAAACCTCAAAGATGCCTGTCCAACCAAATATGGCAAAAACGCCCCAGTCAGCTGGAAGTGCATACCAACTAGTGGTAGTGGTGTTACAGCCACAGGTGGTGGTAGTGGTGAACCCAAAGGTCGTCACAGACGTGAAGCCAATCCCGCCAAAGCTAGTGATAGTAACCAGGGTGCCATTTGTGTGCCACCACGAAGACGACGATTATACATACAAAAACTACACGATTGGGCTACCGCGGTGTCACCACAGGCGAGTGGTGATAAAGCCACGCAGGCGGCAGAACCACAGGCGAGTGATAAGGCAGCACAAGTTACCGAAGCCTCGGCATCAAGTAGTTCTAGTGAGAGTAATAGTGTTCAAACCACTCCGGCGTCAACTTCGTCGCCGTCCAACTCACGCGACGTCGACTTGGTTAAAGCCTTCGTGGAGTCCGCTGCGGTGGAAACTTTTTTCTTATGGGATAGAtacaaaaaggaaaacaCGAAGAGACAAGGTGGTGGAGCGGGAGGACTTGGTGGAGTACCCGGTGTAGAACTACCAGAACTACCCGTTTCAAATAGTGTTGAAAAAACCCCCCAAACACAATTAGCCAGTGGTGACATCCCCACACCCTTTTTGCGTCAAATGTTCTATACGTTAGGGGATTATAGAGATATTTTGGTACGAGGTGGTAACACAAGTGACAGTGGTAACACAAATGGTagtaacaacaacaatattGTGCTTCTTGCAAGTGAAAACAAGCAGGAAATGGAGAATATACAAGAACAGTTAAAGGTGTTTTTTTCAAATAGTGGTAACCAATCTTCTACTGTTGGTAGAAACCCCTCCCAATCTCGTGTTACCCCCGCATCCTTGTGGGGCGACTTCGCGCAGTATATTTGGAATGGAATGATATGTGCCTTAACCTATGAAGAGAAGACAAGTGGTAGTGACGATAAGGGTGTCAAAATAGAACAGAATGAGGGTTTGAAAGAGGCACTTTTAGAGGACAAAACGAACGAGCCAAAAAAACCCCAATACCAATACAAAACTGTGGAActtaaagaagaaaatagtGATACCCAACCCATCACCCCCGGCTCCTCTTCCCCTAGTGGTGGTGACCCCATCAACAACCCGAAACTCACCCAATTTGTGGAAAGACCCCCCTATTTCCGTTACCTGCACGAATGGGGTCAAAATTTTTGTAAGAAAAGGAAAGGTATGttggaaaatattaaaaaagaatgtaTGAAAGATAGTAATAGTGGTAGTACAGGTAAGAAAGTCCAAAAATGTAGTTGTTATGGTGAACATTGTGACGATCAGCTTAAAGACGATCCTAGTATTTTTCCTTCTTTAAATTGTCCCAGTTGTGGCAGACATTGtagtttttataaaaagtggataaaaaaaaaaagaacagaATTTGAGAAACAATCAAATGCATATGAAcaacaaaaaacaaaataccAAAGGGAAACTAAAGGTGCTGAAAATACTGATCATGATAATGGATTTTATACAAGATTACAAAATCTCCCTGACGCTGCAGCATTTTTACAAAAGTTAGGATCATGTTCTAAAAAGGTTAGTGAAAaggataatgaaaaaatatttgagGATACAGAGCAAACATTTAAAGATGCAGATAATTGTAAACCATGTTCtcaatttaaaataaattgtaAAAGTGGTGATGGCCATTgcgataataataaagggAACCATTGCCAAAGTAAAAGTAGTATTGAAGcaaaacatattaaaaaagaagggGGTCTTGCTGAAGATATAGATATGCTTGTCAGTGATAATGGTACAACGGGATTTTATGATTTAAGCATTTGTATATCTTCAGGTATATTTAAAGGTATTAGAAAAGATATATGGGAATGCGGTAATGTATGTGGTTATAATGTTTGTAAACCGAAAAACGTTAATGGGGAAACATTCGAGGGGCAAGCAAATGGTAAAAaccaaattatatttattagagcattatttaaaatatggttagaatattttttaaaagattataataaaattaatgccAAAATTTCATATTGTAAGGAAAATGGTGGAACAAAcatttgtataaaaaattgtGCAGATAAATGGATAAAGTTGAAAAAGGAAGAATggggaaaaataaaagaacattacctagaaaaaaaacatgaaGATGGTGACAATGACATGACATCTTTGGTTACAAATTTTTTGCGTGACGTGCAACCCCAAACTGATGTTAACAAAGCTATAGAACCTTGTAAAGGTTTAGAGAATTTCGAGAAGTCGTGTGGTCTTCATGGCGATGCGAAcgaacaaaacaaaaatggTTATCAGGATGCTATAGATTGTTTGCTTGATAAGCTTCGCAAAGAAGCAACATCTTGTCCAGGAAAAACTAGTGACAAAACCCAAGCAAAGTGTCAAGAATCCACCCCCCCTGATGATGACGAATCCcttgaagaagaagaaaatacaGTTGGAAAACAACAACCATCATTTTGTCCAAAACCACCAGAACCAAAACCAGAGGATGAAGGCGGTTGTGAAACAGCACAAACAACACCAAAAGAACCAACAGCAGATGGTGGTGAAGGCACAGAGAACCAACCCCCTGTGATCAAACCCGAAAAGGAAGACACCAAATCCAAAGACATCCAACCCCAACCGCCAACAGCACCCCCAGAGGAAAAAAACAACCTCCCACAACCTTCACATCCACTCCCAAGTGATAATACCAgcgatatattaaaaactaCTATCCCGTTTGGTATTGCATTGGCCTTGACTTCTattgtttttctttatttgaag aaaaaaaccAAATCTACTATTGATCTTTTGCGTGTCATTAATATCCCCAAAAGTGATTATGATATACCGACAAAACGTTCACCCAATAGATATATACCTTATACTAGTGGTAAATACAGAGGCAAACGGTACATTTACCTTGAAGGAGATAGTGGAACAGATAGTGGTTACACCGATCATTATAGTGATATTACTTCATCTTCCGAAAGTGAGTATGAAGAACtggatattaatgatatatatgttccTGGTAGtcctaaatataaaacattaatTGAAGTCGTACTTGAACCTAGTGGTAACAACACAACAGCTAGTGACACACCTAGTGATACACAAaatgatatacaaaatgatgGTATACCTAGTAGTAAAATTACAGATAATGAGTGGAATACATTGAAAGATGAATTTATATCACAATATCTACAAAGTGAACAACCAAAGGATGTACCAAATGATTATAGTAGTGGTGATATTCCATTCAATACACAACCAAAcactttatattttgataaacCTGACGAAAAACCTTTTATTACATCTATTCATGATAGAAATTTATATAGTGGAGAAGAATATAGTTATAATGTTCATATGGTTAATACTATGGATGATATTCCAAAATATGTAtcaaataatgtatattctGGTATAGATTTAATTAATGACACATTAAGTGGtaacaaaaatattgatatatatgatgaagtgctaaaaagaaaagaaaacgaATTATTTGGTACAAATCATGTGAAACAAACAAGTATACATAGTGTTGCCAAACTAACAAATAGTGACCCCATCCACAACCAACTGGAACTATTCCATAAATGGTTAGATAGACATAGAGATATGTGCGAAAAGTGGGAAAATCATCACGAACGATTAGccaaattaaaagaagagtGGGAAAATGAGACACATAGTGGTAACATTCACCCTAGTGATAGTAACAAAACGTTGAATACTGATGTTTCTATACAAATACATATGGATAATCCTAAACCTATAAATCAATTTACTAATATGGATACTATCTTGGAAGATctggataaatataatgaacctTATTATGATGTGCAAgatgatatttattatgatgtAAATGATCATGATGCATCAACTGTGGATAGTAATACTATGGATATACCTAGCAAAGTACAAATTGAAATGGATGTAAATACTAAATTGGTGAAAGAGAAATATCCTATAGCAGATGTAtgggatatataa
- a CDS encoding rifin, translating to MKIHYINILLFELPLNILIYNQRNHKSTTPNHTQTTRSLYECELYSPANNDNDPEMKRVMQQFEDRTSQRFHEYDEKMQSKRIQCKDRCDKEIQKIILKDKLEKELMDKFATLQTDIQNDAIPTCVCEKSIADKVEKNCLACGGMLSGGIAPTVGLIGSVAVHAWKPLALKATIEKALELNAATIASAAQAAGIEAGKKAVIAGLNSEFGLSTPAVQKIGLVFNAKNYKDAGYIYQVLYKQFEMTCEAPVNGVIHGADAPICTKIIGKTILRKSGTAKDVINESVETVVSQAKGAAGDKVAEVTAAKELVIETAQKEAIEIASYNWYTTIGYSVLAILIIVLIMVIIYLILRYRRKKKMKKKLQYIKLLEE from the coding sequence GAACCATAAAAGCACCACACCAAATCATACACAAACCACCAGATCATTATACGAATGTGAATTATATTCACCGgccaataatgataatgatccCGAAATGAAAAGGGTGATGCAACAATTTGAGGATCGTACATCACAAAGATTTCACGAATATGACGAAAAGATGCAAAGTAAACGAATACAATGTAAAGATCGATGTGACaaagaaatacaaaaaattattttaaaagataaattggaaaaagaattaatggACAAATTTGCCACATTACAAACagatatacaaaatgatgCTATTCCCACATGTGTTTGCGAAAAGTCGATAGCAGATAAAGTGGAAAAAAATTGTTTAGCATGTGGAGGTATGTTGAGTGGTGGTATTGCACCAACGGTTGGATTAATTGGTTCAGTTGCCGTACATGCGTGGAAACCTTTGGCACTTAAGGCCACTATTGAAAAAGCTCTAGAATTAAATGCTGCTACAATTGCGTCTGCTGCTCAAGCTGCAGGTATTGAGGCAGGTAAGAAAGCAGTTATTGCAGGATTAAATTCAGAGTTTGGTTTATCAACTCCAGCTGTTCAGAAAATAGGGTTAGTTTTTAAtgcaaaaaattataaagatgCTGGATATATTTATCAAGTTCTTTATAAACAATTTGAAATGACATGTGAAGCACCTGTTAATGGAGTTATTCATGGCGCTGATGCGCCTATTTGCACAAAAATCATAGGAAAAACTATTCTGCGGAAGAGTGGTACAGCGAAAGATGTTATAAATGAAAGTGTAGAAACTGTGGTTTCACAAGCCAAAGGGGCTGCTGGTGACAAAGTTGCGGAGGTAACTGCCGCTAAAGAATTAGTTATTGAAACAGCACAAAAGGAAGCTATAGAAATTGCAAGTTACAATTGGTACACCACAATTGGTTACTCCGTCCTTGCCATATTAATTATTGTTTTAATtatggtgataatatatttaattttacgttatagacgaaaaaaaaaaatgaagaaaaaactcCAATATATCAAATTATTAGAAGAATAG